Part of the Desulfobacterales bacterium genome is shown below.
ACGGTTGACACGACACTTTCTTTTGCATAGCATGGTGTACCGTATCAATCCTATCTTACTTGTTTGTTCAGGAAAGAGTCATGAATTTTACAGAATTTGATGTTTATATATTTGATGTCAACGGGGTATTGATCAATTCAAATCTGGCCAATGCCGGTGCCATGGCAAAAGCCTTTACTGAAGATGTGACGCTTCAGCTTCAGATTTCCGATTTATACCTGAAACTGACGGGCATTGACAGGGGAAGCAAAATACGACGGATTCAGCATGAACTGATTCAGCGTCCGTTTGGAGACGGGGAATTTGAAATTCGCTGGAACCGGTTCAGGCAGTTGTCCGGAGAGGCCATGCTCACCGTTCCTCAGACAGCCGGATGCAGGCAGCTGCTGGATGAACTCGGTCGGTGTCACCGTACGCGGGTGGCGTTATCCAATACCCCCATTGAAGAACTCGGAAAATGCCTGTCAGCTCACGGGCTTGACAACCGACTGGATATCGTCCGCGGGGGAGGGGACTGGAGTAAAACCGAATCTCTGGTTCGTCTGATGGATGAATTTCATTTTGCTTCTTTGAAATGTGTGCTCATTGGCGATGGGAAAGGGGATCTGAATGCCGCGAGGCACTCAAATATCCCCTTTGTGGGAATCGATCCGGATACCGGTGAATTTGACGGGGAAACCGGATTTTACGGCCCATACAAAAGCCTGACTCAATGGGCAAAAGAGGCGTTTGATATCCGGGTACCTGAGTAAAACAATATTTTCAGCAGATGAATTTGCCCACGATCGCTGCTTCAGAAGCCCGGATCACTTCGGGCTCGATCCGTTGCAGTTCATCAACATTCCAGTAGCTGTCGTTTCCGAGAAGTTCAAGCGCCTGATGTTTTGATTCTGCCAGAACCATTACGTTTGCCCGGATGTAATTGTCCCTGCAGATATGGGGCTCATCCATCATCGACCAGCTGGAGAACTGCTTGCTGTGCCGCCAGATATAAATGTTCATGGTAAATCCTTTCCATGAGCCGGTGTCAGACTAATCAAACACGGCAAATGGGGGCAGACGGGTTACATCCGTTCCTTTGTCATCTCCCCTGACCGAGCTGTAGGCAGTAACCCCGGTGATATCCTGTGCCGGCAGTGAGCAGCCCATCACCTCCGGATACCTTCCCGAATGAATGCTCAAATGGGTCATGATACCGTCCTGCGGTAACT
Proteins encoded:
- a CDS encoding HAD hydrolase-like protein, which gives rise to MNFTEFDVYIFDVNGVLINSNLANAGAMAKAFTEDVTLQLQISDLYLKLTGIDRGSKIRRIQHELIQRPFGDGEFEIRWNRFRQLSGEAMLTVPQTAGCRQLLDELGRCHRTRVALSNTPIEELGKCLSAHGLDNRLDIVRGGGDWSKTESLVRLMDEFHFASLKCVLIGDGKGDLNAARHSNIPFVGIDPDTGEFDGETGFYGPYKSLTQWAKEAFDIRVPE